The stretch of DNA CCTTGTGGATTTGTTTACTGATACTAttgtaactaggagttttaacaaacacaTCGAGGATATGGGAATgcgaaacatgacacatttacttcactaggaCAAGTGGGAGATTATTGGGAAATGTGCTCATATTATAGTAAACaggtaattattttctatttatttgaacgatgaataaataaataaaattaatttcacatttcactattatgccttttatattttgcatgcatagcgaaattatgacaagcaaatattagctcattaattgtctaaagttcaaactgaagataagtggcattataAAGAATGTTTAGATTGCGAAAAAGATAATTTACTTCAGTAGATAACCTAAATGAGTccataatcccgtaaaagaatcaaagtgagcatttgattaaAATACTGAAAAGGATTATTATGTCCTCTACAATTCTAATTGGAGAGATGAGTAGTCTTAgctatcagagcagttgactccacgattggagacatagatgtattcattggtagaatgatacattggactggacccaggatgaattaattctaaatctgtttgtaaattaattcacttgtgacgttcatggtgtgatttacctaaatcctgaattagtcactgaccatgcgtatgcaacttatgtgctttgatataagtggaggcttatgctctaaagatgatcgagcccatagccgatatgttgggtacatgacttgtgtatggcatggctttagtagcaacaatgaaattcatagctcaattaaagagttaatgatatcctctcattggtattgtgtggattgataaatatggaacatggtcacgggttgcttgttctcgaatgagcaatttatcatagcCATTTGTTGataatgatcatattaatcattaagaagacacaatgatgacaatgagataaaatagaattgtgttgaatgaacaaatttaactcaaatgaatcaaggatatcatatgagggtaacacacacatgacgaggtcattgaaCAAAGCAATTAGATGAATTGTTTtctaaagagtatacaataaggagttttcaatcatggtacttcttgtggactgactccatgattaagtaattgtgaattattggaacaatgcttttggacataattgcaatcactagagcctaattgtatatgtccgattggtccctccGTTAGCTCAAAAAAAGCTCGATCGGAccgcatttgaatcagaagaaaattctataactttgggaataatttaattgagtcaatttattcgaagTAGAATTAAGTTAAGTGGTCGTAATAATTGTTCAACTTATTCGAAGTAGAATTAAGTTAAGTGGTCGTaataattgttcaactagagaatttgattaaagaatttttttgaaaatttaatttggaaaatttaagtgatttttggaaaaattaattttgatcaagtaaaattaaattaatcaaatcaattagaaTTAATATGgaatttttggaagttaattttcaagtcaaaaaattggcccaatgggtaattgaacttgaaaattggatctGAGATCGTAATTTGGGCCTAGGAGCCCAAAATctagaccaagacccaaaaactagtcAAAATGGAGCTCGGTATGTGAAACCGTGCTGACagtccaaccggtggctagaccAAACCAGTCGGATCACCATTGACCTGGATCGAACTGGCTCGAGGTgccgtaagggtgtcgcacctgtATCACCGGACACGACGGTGCCGGTGGCTGCGATGGTGACATCTCGGTGGCCGGCAGTGGTTGGTCATcgatggttgagcagtggaaaaGTTACACTACTaggactctactagagaatttgatttcaaattaattattccaaaactaacattattttaatagtttaatattaaatttaatttaatacttatcttaatagtattttattaattttatgttaaaatgattatcttaatattaaatttaatttaatgtttatcttgtagataaacgttctattattttaataagatttaatattaaatttaatctaatatttatcttaataaatattatattaatttaatattaaaatgattaagtttaatcatagttgaactctctaaactctccttatataaCGAGAGCCTTAGGTcttattcacacacttgaattcaatagaaagttgtagagagaaaattctttgaagatattattccagaaaattgttagagatatttttctaatttacaacttgacccaaaattttaaagaaattacaaaattaccccactggtaatttttgtaaaaatttctgaTTCGAAACGAGCCCATAGTcggtagacgtgagcttgaggatagcagagaaaactactcggtcgaagtgttcatcctagatgaatagaaaatgtacaattttgattaagtgtttattactttagatatcacaaccaagatcttgttttggaaaaatatttaaaactctggtttttcactaaatttattttccgctgcGTTTTCCAAACTCGTTTTTCCAACTTGTTCAAGTGTATTAAATTGCATATTACACTAGAATTTATGCCTCTAGTGGAAGATTTAGACAGACGAGACTAAGAAGAGACTCTATCGTGTAGGACTTTAATACACTTGTGCCGAATAGTGAGACCAAAAGGAAATCTATATGCCTaggtgagaccgagaggagaaCCTAGGTGGTATCTTTTAGTCTAGGATGAGACTGAGAAGAGATTCTTAGCTAAAAGTGACAAACAATATAATCATCATAGGTTTATTAGCTTAGTTAGTAATCAATGACTCATTCAACCATCATTTCAATCCATTTGTATAGTTTCTAGTGAAAAGGAAGAAAGttagtttgatatttttatttgttaatttaaatttagtttacaaataatttgtatttgaatttaCACTAATAATTTATAACTCGATTATATTAACAATGGtttaacttgtaattaacttgataagACATTTATCAATTGTTTAAATGGTCTGTTTTCTGTGCACACGCACATGTGATCACTGAGCTACAATATACAAGCTTTGTTCCATTCCTCACTGCCACTTAATCCTAAACCACCCTCAGACCTTGGTAGACAAATTAATTGCGAATAGACACAAATACCAGTACCACTACAATCCTTGCCTTTCCAAAAGAACTTTGAACATAGATGGGATCCTTTCGAGAATAGTTTTTGGGCAACAAAAACTACCTACACCAAAAACCCTGCATGTTGCAACCTGCTAGCAAAGCTTAGGTGGCGAGCAGACCAATGCTTGATTTGATAGCATCTTCTCAATCAAGGGCTTGTAATCAAAGATAAAAAATCTTCTAGTTATAAGttttttatacaaaatattaacaagttaaatattaaagaaaatcATTTATATTGTGAGGATTGATACTATTAAATAGCCATACATTGTCTCAAAAATTTATTCAACTAGGAGCAAAATTGAATTCCAACTTAATAGTGTGAAAAGTTATTTTAATGGTGTccatagaaattaattaaaatgtattttaaagcatttatttaatgtttattttttaaaataatactttaatttttttaataaatatcatCCTAATTAACTTATACTATTTAATATTTCCGAATTTAGGAAgtaaaaaacacacacacacacaaaagaaAAATTGGAAGGCCACTTTATTAGACTAGCCCACATGGCCTCAGGTGGCAATGGCCTTGTACATTCATCAAGGAATCAAAAGCTTGGCTTTAACTTGGACGAGGAGTCCCCATTAGAGCATTAATTTCATCCAATTTATTTCCAGATTTGTTCCGAGAAAAGACCGCCAAGATCTCTGTCACAATCACAGGCTGAAAGTTCTTACAAATAAACTCCGATCAAGCCACTTCTGTAAGTCTAGTTCAAGTTCCTTACATGTTCCAATGTCTCCGCCACCTTAGATCCATCTATGATCAAACGTCCCCCATTTTTGCTATTTATGATTTATGGGATTTGTTATTAGATACACTAACGACTCACTGCTTGAGATAATCCATGGTATGGGTCATATAATTTACAGGAAATTCAGATATTTTGTGAGGTATCAGGATGAAAGCACTCATTCTTGTTGGTGGATTTGGAACACGATTGAGACCGTTGACTCTTAGCGTCCCAAAGCCTTTGGTGGATTTTGCTAACAAACCCATGATACTGCATCaggttttattatattttattttagatttttcctCATCGTCTTTGGTTTACTTCTTGTTTGTTGTTGGTGATTTTATATTCCTGGAAATATTGGTAGATTTTCAAAAACAGGTAATCCTGTTTAAAATGGGTTTAAGATTTATTTAGACCTGGCTTTTGTTacaaagataaatttggtgattctatgattaaaaaaaaaagtgtgaagCTTTACGTGGTATTGTTAAACGAATGATTGTACATAGTTCGTTTGTTTCCTTTTTATTTGTAATACTACCAGATTGAAGCTCTCAAAGCTATTGGAGTTACTGAAGTTGTTCTGGCCATCAATTACCAGCCAGAGGTAACATAGAAAAGTGCCCTTTTATGGCTGCAAATTTTCATATTGATGACTGTttgttattgattttttttccttgaaGTTAGTTTTTTATATTGCTCCATTGATTTTGCAGGTTATGTTAAATTTCCTAAAAGAATTTGAGAAAAAGCTTGGCATTAAAATCACCTGCTCACAGGAGACTGAACCACTTGGCACAGCTGGTCCTATTGCTCTGGCTAGAGACAAGTTGATCGATGGCTCTGGTGAGCCATTCTTTGTCCTCAATAGTGATGTTATAAGTGAATAtccactaaaagaaatggtaaattttcatAAGGGTCATGGAGGAGAAGCTTCCATTATGGTGACAAAGGTAAAGTAGTAAACTGGGTTTAGCATTCTTGAGAAAAAGCTTGCCATTAAAATCACCTCCTCACAAGgatctttcttttgtttcaagGTGGATGAGCCATCGAAATATGGTGTTGTAGTTATGGAAGAAACTACAGGCAAAGTTAAAAAGTTTGTCGAGAAACCACAGATATTTGTTGGTAACAAAATCAATGCTGGGATTTACTTGTTGAACCCATCTGTTCTTAACCGAATTGAACTGAGACCCACCTCAATTGAGAAAGAAGTGTTCCCAAAGATTGCAGCAGAGAATAAGCTTTATGCGATGGTGCTGCCTGGGTTCTGGATGGACATTGGACAACCAAAGGATTACATTACTGGCCTGAGAATGTACTTAGAGTCGTTGCGTAAAAAGTCCTCTGCCAAGTTGTCAACTGGATCTCATTTTGTTGGGAATGTTTTGGTAGATGAGAGTGCTGTAATTGGCGATGGCTGCCTCGTTGGACCTGATGTAGCCATTGGTCCAGGATGTATAATTGAGTCTGGGGTAAGGTTGTCACGCTGTACTATAATGCGTGGAGTTCGTATCAAGAAGCATACTTGCGTCTCCAATAGCATTATTGGCTGGCATTCCACTGTTGGAAAGTGGGCACGTTTGGAAAACATGACGATCTTAGGAGAAGATGTTCATCTTGGAGATGAAGTTTATAGCAATGGAGGTGTTGTCCTGCCTCACAAGGAGATAAAGTCTAGTATTTTGAAGCCAGAAATTGTCATGTGATCACAAGGTTGAGCTTGGAATCAACATTTTGAGAGTTCGATATTGCAATTTGGTTGTCTGCATTACCCGTTTTGTTTCCCTTCTTTTCTTGTTATTCTTAGGCAAATTCCAGTTGGAATAAGTTCGAGGGCTGAGTGTCAGTCGGCTTGTAGTTGAAGGATAGCTGCTGGCCTTTGGTTAACGGTGAACATCATGTTTGGTGGATGACCGGATGCAGAGACAACCTTATACACTTGTGAGGGAGCAATCTCATTTCTCATTTTGGAATGTCATTAAccaaaaacaaagagaaaaaatggAGGAAGAAATACAGACAACAAATTTATGACGTTGTATGCACTTAGTTTAAACGTTGAATAAGTATCGAGTTGATTGCATTTAGAATCTTTTCCATTGTTGTGTAGAAGCCTCATTGTTGTGTAGAAGCCTCTCTTATCCTGCCAGAATGATGCTGTTGGGATAGTTTTTGTTCAGACTGAATCTTGAAATGTTAACATAACTTTAGGTATATCTTAATCAATGTTATCTTCAGAATAATCAAAGGCCCTGGAAATTTGTAAATATAGCAGGGGTAGGCTTGATGGATGTTGGTTACACATGGTAGAATTCAACATTAGACAAAAATGTTCTCTGTTGGAAGATGTAAGAAAAGGAAGTTCGCATTTCTTTCAAATCAAGACTTTGGTTAAGATCCCAAAAAGCAACAAAAGATCCACAAGTATTTGACAGTATTGTTAGTTAATTGTTGAAAATTAGGGTCAGAACAAGTAACTTTTGAATGAAATTGAGTACTAAAACAAAAAATGCTTAAATGTGCACAGGCAAGCGGCAGAACTACTCGAATTCTCCAAAATTGtcaaaatcaaagtaaaaaaaaaaaaggatttacaTGTCAAATAGGAGATGCTGTTATGTGCTTGTATGGGAATCCCTTAGACCTCTAGAAAGAGGCTAAGATCCAGAACATGACATGAGATGACATTGCAATTAGAAGCCACGTGATAAATGCCAAAATTATCGATATTTCGAACTGCCGGCATGGGATATGACTTTGAGCCTTGCAGAAGTCCAAGTCTCTTGCATATAGAACTATAATACCAGCTGATGAACATGCAGCTGCCAGTGATAACATAGCTGTCACCTGTACATTCAACAAGGATTAGCCAAGTGATATACAATTCCAGCTGAAGAGCTATTTGCAGAGTTGTCAATACTGAAAATAACAATTGCTTGCCGCTCTTAAAAAAGATCAAGCAAAATGCATAGGGAGTTCATATACAGATCAGACAGTGACCCCTGCATCAGTGTAAGATTGTATTCTATGGCCATTACAAAATATGAAAAGGTGGTCACAGAAACTAGCAATGTAATATATGGAAAGGTTGTTTTTTGATAGAATAAGAACAGCCATTAACCACTTGTGGAATCACAGACAGCCTTAACATGAACAACTATGAGGAAAATATGTGATAGCTGGTGAGGACTATGACAAATACTGCAACTAGCAGGAAATATATGGTCGAAAACCCGATTTAAATCATTGTCAATGCATCCATTTAGTGGCTAAAGGAGATAAGAGAGGATTATCAGAGAACAGTTTCATACCCAATCACCTACAACAAAGAGGCTCACTAAAACTGGATTCTGAAGATCTCTTTTTCCCCTCAAAGCATAAACATCAAGACATGCAAGTCCAAAGCTCCATAGTAGTTGAAGCCCCATAGATGCAATCAAATAGCTGAAACAGAAAGCATTATAAACATCAAATGTGCAGAAAATACAATTGAAGTGCATTTCTATTCCATCAAAGTTGCATCTTGGCTTTGATGGGtgcttttgctttttcttttctcaattagaattaaaaagaaaataaaaatatgaactgAAAGCAAGGGACAAATAGCTAAAAGTAAAAGCACCAACTAAATGGGACCTTAGAAGATCAAACATGCATAAAGATGCttaacagagagttacacagcttcAGTCAACTTCGAACTTAAGTTTATTCAAACATATATTATACCGGAGCCTCTTGAATATAATTCAGACAAATGAATGGCTCTGTTAGACTGTCACTATTAGCAGGCACACAAATCTTGAAACGAAGACTCGGGGAACCACCATTACTGCACTATGCATAGTAGCAGAAAAGCTTCATAGAGTTCCGTTCATCTTCCTGCCCTTATGCCTAATAGAAGCACTCAGTTCCGCCATTATAAGAGCAATAATACACTTTAAACAACCAAGCTCCAAATATAGCAAATCAGACATGTCTATGATTTATTTAGCTCCACTGTTGCAATAACATTGGATGATAGATGATTGCTTCTGCTTAACAAAGTAAATTACCAGATGCTAAATTTACACAACTTCATATTCAGCTTAAACCCAATTCTGGAAGAATTGGTACGCTAGAAGTTTATGCACGCATCCTATACATTTCTCTGAAGAGTAAAAAACCATACCTTTGACATTACTAATTGAAGGTAGAAAAATCCCATACCTTTGACATTAAACCCTCTTAGCTTCTCAACCAACAtatggaaaatcattaaaaaaaactagGAAAAAATTAAGCTAAACTTAAAACTGAAACCCACTTCTCATGCAAAATACCAAAGTAGAAAtctagaacttaaatttcatccAATAAATTCAAACAAGAACTAGAACATCAAAATCAGCTACTAAATAGTAGTGTAAAAACAAATTTTGAAGTAAAACACACATCACTTTATAAGATGCAAAGAGGTAGAAGTCCACATGTCTAAAAGTCAGGTCAATTTCACCTTCTATTTTTCCTATTCTTTCTACCCATTTAGGAAATAACCTTTCATGAACAGTTTTGCCTACCTAATCTTGCTGCCCAGATGTTTGCTTTAAGATGATTCCGATTCAAACAAaccattttaactaaaattttgtcAACGATTAAACCCAAGAATACTGGAACAATGCCCCCCCCCCccaacacacacaaaaaaaaacccCCATTAATTCTAACAAGGTAAAATTTGAGAGCAAAGccgaaagaagaaaaatgaaaaaacgaAGTACCAGAAAGCAGTGTAGGTAGAGAAACCAGAGGCAGAGACCATGAGTGCAATGGAAGCAGCAGCAAAAGCACACTGGGTTACCCTTAGTGTTAATCCACTCACCGTTCCTGGACTCCCAATCAACTCCTTCATCCTCTTACTTCAAGCAAAAAGGTCCCCAACCGTATCGCCTAAACTCTAAGGGTCCTCCTTgcagaaaagggaaagaaacccAAGAATCTTAAAGTCCTTCCATTAATGG from Gossypium hirsutum isolate 1008001.06 chromosome D04, Gossypium_hirsutum_v2.1, whole genome shotgun sequence encodes:
- the LOC107899333 gene encoding mannose-1-phosphate guanylyltransferase 1; this translates as MKALILVGGFGTRLRPLTLSVPKPLVDFANKPMILHQIEALKAIGVTEVVLAINYQPEVMLNFLKEFEKKLGIKITCSQETEPLGTAGPIALARDKLIDGSGEPFFVLNSDVISEYPLKEMVNFHKGHGGEASIMVTKVDEPSKYGVVVMEETTGKVKKFVEKPQIFVGNKINAGIYLLNPSVLNRIELRPTSIEKEVFPKIAAENKLYAMVLPGFWMDIGQPKDYITGLRMYLESLRKKSSAKLSTGSHFVGNVLVDESAVIGDGCLVGPDVAIGPGCIIESGVRLSRCTIMRGVRIKKHTCVSNSIIGWHSTVGKWARLENMTILGEDVHLGDEVYSNGGVVLPHKEIKSSILKPEIVM
- the LOC107899334 gene encoding CASP-like protein 5B2; this encodes MKELIGSPGTVSGLTLRVTQCAFAAASIALMVSASGFSTYTAFCYLIASMGLQLLWSFGLACLDVYALRGKRDLQNPVLVSLFVVGDWVTAMLSLAAACSSAGIIVLYARDLDFCKAQSHIPCRQFEISIILAFITWLLIAMSSHVMFWILASF